CGCAGGGGTAGACATCCCGGACAACAAGCGCGGCGAAATCGCCCTGACTTATATTTTCGGCATCGGCCGGAGCAACTCGGCAAAAATCCTCATCAAAGCTGGCATTGATGTCAACAAGAAGGTGAAGGATTGGACTGAGGCTGAATCAACGGAAGTGCGGAACATTATCGCTGCTGAGCATAAGACTGAGGGCGCATTGCGCTCAGAGATTCAGCTCAACATCAAGCGATTGATGGATATTGGCTGCTACCGCGGCCTGCGTCACCGCAAGGGCCTGCCGGTGCGCGGGCAGCATACCAAAAACAA
The genomic region above belongs to Hymenobacter psoromatis and contains:
- the rpsM gene encoding 30S ribosomal protein S13, which translates into the protein MARIAGVDIPDNKRGEIALTYIFGIGRSNSAKILIKAGIDVNKKVKDWTEAESTEVRNIIAAEHKTEGALRSEIQLNIKRLMDIGCYRGLRHRKGLPVRGQHTKNNSRTRKGKRKTVAGKKKATK